In Microplitis demolitor isolate Queensland-Clemson2020A chromosome 9, iyMicDemo2.1a, whole genome shotgun sequence, one genomic interval encodes:
- the LOC128668593 gene encoding DNA repair protein RAD52 homolog, translating into MAVNHYDLEFLLEQANKLFSRDNWAHEIIDQTIDFVNENNKIVYVGCSTVVRVLLKSGRFHENVGFHEGVSESTGKAFEDARKVAII; encoded by the exons atggcGGTAAATCACTAtgacttagaatttttattggaacaagcaaataaattattcagtagAGATAATTGGGCTcatgaaataattgatcaaacaATTG attttgtaaatgaaaataataaaattgtttatgttGGGTGTTCGACGGTGGTAAGAGTTCTTCTCAAATCTGGAAGATTTCATGAAAATGTAGGGTTTCATGAAGGCGTGTCTGAGTCCACTGGGAAAGCTTTCGAGGATGCGAGAAAAGTTgctatcatttaa